A portion of the Gossypium arboreum isolate Shixiya-1 chromosome 8, ASM2569848v2, whole genome shotgun sequence genome contains these proteins:
- the LOC108468911 gene encoding UDP-xylose transporter 1-like, which translates to MGEMSSFQLGVIGALFLSVASSVSIVICNKALMSNLGFPFATTLTSWHLMVTFCTLHAAQRFNLFENKSIDIKTVMLFGILNGVSIGFLNLSLGFNSIGFYQMTKLAIIPFTVLLETVFLKKQFSQKIKLSLFLLLVGVGIASITDLQLNFVGTILSLLAIATTCVGQILTNTIQKRLNVSSTQLLYQSAPFQAAILFVSGPLVDQFLTNQNVFAYKYSPIVLAFIVLSCIISVSVNFSTFLVIGKTSPVTYQVLGHLKTCLVLAFGYTLLHDPFTDRNILGILIAIFGMGLYSYFCTQENKKKQADPLECQMKDKEDKPFLAHEKEGHEVKSSDKNSIV; encoded by the exons ATGGGAGAAATGTCAAGCTTCCAATTGGGAGTTATAGGGGCCCTGTTTCTTTCTGTTGCATCTTCTGTCTCTATTGTCATATGCAACAAAGCTTTGATGAGCAATCTTGGCTTCCCCTTtg CTACCACACTCACTAGTTGGCATCTCATGGTAACATTTTGCACCCTTCATGCTGCCCAAAGATTCAATCTGTTTGAGAATAAATCAATTGACATCAAGACTGTGATGCTTTTTGGCATCCTCAATGGTGTTTCTATTGGATTTCTTAACTTGAGCCTTGGATTTAACTCCATTGGTTTCTATCAG ATGACCAAACTTGCAATTATACCATTCACTGTATTATTGGAAACTGTCTTCCTCAAAAAGCAATTCAG TCAAAAGATAAAGCTATCCCTCTTCCTTTTGCTTGTTGGAGTTGGCATTGCCTCCATTACTGATCTCCAACTCAATTTTGTTGGGACAATCCTTTCTCTCCTTGCCATTGCAACCACCTGTGTTGGCCAAATT CTGACAAACACCATACAAAAGAGGCTCAATGTGTCTTCAACCCAGCTTCTGTACCAATCAGCTCCATTTCAAGCAGCTATTCTTTTTGTGTCAGGCCCTTTGGTAGATCAGTTCCTCACCAATCAAAATGTGTTTGCTTACAAATATTCCCCTATAGTCCTG GCATTTATCGTACTCTCCTGTATTATTTCTGTATCTGTCAACTTTAGTACGTTTCTGGTTATTGGAAAAACATCCCCAGTTACATATCAAGTACTTGGTCACCTCAAGACTTGCCTGGTTCTTGCCTTCGGCTATACACTGCTGCATGACCCTTTTACAGACAGGAACATCCTTGGAATCCTGATAGCCATTTTTGGCATGGGTTTatattcatatttttgcaccCAAGAGAACAAAAAGAAACAAGCTGATCCATTGGAGTGTCAG ATGAAAGATAAGGAAGACAAACCATTTCTGGCTCACGAGAAAGAAGGCCATGAAGTTAAAAGTTCAGACAAGAATTCCATTGTCTAA